A single Stigmatopora argus isolate UIUO_Sarg chromosome 7, RoL_Sarg_1.0, whole genome shotgun sequence DNA region contains:
- the LOC144077064 gene encoding STE20-like serine/threonine-protein kinase, producing the protein MSFFNIRKIFKLGTEKKKKQYEHVRRDENPEEIWNIIGELGDGAFGKVFKAQNKQTGVLAAAKVIDTKTEEELEDYMVEIDILASCDHPNIVKLLDAFYFEGKLWILIEFCAGGAVDAIMLELERALTEPQIKVVCRQTLQALVYLHDIKIIHRDLKAGNILLTLGGDVKLADFGVSARNTKTLQRRDSFIGTPYWMAPEVVMCETSKDRPYDYKADIWSLGVTLIELAQIEPPNHEMNPMRVLLKIAKADPPTLMQPSRWSPEFSDFLKRCLDKNVDNRWNAAQLLQHSFVSSVADCKPLREIIAEAKAEVTEEIEEHKEEEEEEEIEVNMGHKRAASDVSVVSCEDEKIPLSPGILESVPEKSERQPVAAPDEIPAPKHVPVSDFAQAKEKRKVPTDGEQMEKLERASANQKEANATEALANPEPAGEIPNDVAKDSDRHGKVTLPNQKEVISKEEAGEKKSPVKNDSPKEKILQDKVKDDNSDSGRSSAADNSSVDLNLSISSFLSKTKEPGSVSIQETKRQKKTLKKTRKFIVDGVEVSVTTSKIITDNDTKNEEMRFLRRQELRELRLLQKEEQRAQQQLSNKLHQQKDQIYRRFEQETASKKRQYDQEVENLERQQKQTIERLEQEHTNRLRDEAKRIKSEQDKELSKYQNMLKNRKKEEQEFLQKQQQDLDSALKKIIQQHKHELATIERECLNHKQQLLRAREAAMWELEERHLQEKHQLFKQQLKDQYFMQRHQLLKRHEKEMEQMHRYNQRLIEELKNKQAQERARLPKIQRSDAKTRMAMFKKSLRITTAVMSPEQEREKIKQFGAQEEKRQKNERLQQQQKHENQMRDLQLQCDANIRELQQLQNEKCHLLIEHETQKLKELDEEHSVELKEWREKLRPRKKALEEEFARKLQEQEMFFKMSGESECLNPSAQSRISKFYPIPSVQSTGF; encoded by the exons ATGTCATTCTTTAACATTCGTAAAATCTTTAAACTGGGGactgagaagaagaagaaacaatATGAACATGTCCGAAGAGATGAAAACCCGGAGGAGATATGGAACATTATTGGCGAATTGGGAGATGGAGCCTTTGGGAAAGTCTTCAAG GCTCAGAACAAGCAAACGGGTGTCCTTGCTGCTGCCAAAGTTATCGacacaaagaccgaagaagaatTGGAGGACTACATGGTGGAGATTGACATCCTGGCCTCGTGCGATCACCCCAACATTGTCAAGCTGCTCGACGCCTTCTATTTTGAGGGCAAACTCTGG attctGATTGAGTTCTGTGCAGGAGGTGCTGTAGATGCCATCATGTTAG AACTGGAGAGGGCCCTGACCGAGCCGCAGATTAAGGTGGTTTGCCGGCAGACTCTACAGGCCCTCGTCTACCTCCACGACATCAAAATTATCCACCGAGACCTCAAGGCGGGTAACATCCTGCTCACTCTGGGTGGTGATGTTAAACTGG ctgactttggtgtgTCTGCTAGAAACaccaaaacactgcagaggAGGGACTCCTTCATTGGGACACCCTATTG GATGGCCCCTGAAGTAGTCATGTGCGAGACATCCAAGGACCGTCCGTACGACTACAAAGCCGATATCTGGTCACTAGGCGTCACTCTCATCGAGCTGGCACAAATTGAGCCGCCCAATCACGAGATGAACCCGATGAGAGTGCTTCTGAAAATAGCCAAGGCTGACCCGCCTACGCTCATGCAGCCATCGCGCTG GTCCCCAGAATTCAGTGATTTCTTAAAGCGTTGTTtggacaaaaatgtggacaacCGATGGAACGCAGCACAACTTTTACAG CATTCGTTTGTGTCCAGTGTGGCAGACTGCAAACCTCTGAGGGAGATCATCGCTGAAGCCAAAGCTGAGGTCACGGAGGAGATCGAAGAAcacaaagaggaggaggaagaagaagaaatcgAAGTCAATATG GGCCACAAACGAGCGGCCTCCGACGTCAGTGTCGTCAGCTGCGAGGATGAGAAAATTCCACTCTCGCCCGGCATCTTGGAATCCGTCCCCGAGAAGAGTGAACGTCAGCCCGTGGCCGCGCCCGACGAGATCCCCGCGCCCAAGCACGTGCCGGTCTCCGACTTTGCCCAAGCTAAAGAGAAGCGGAAGGTGCCGACGGACGGAGAGCAAATGGAGAAGCTCGAGAGAGCCTCCGCCAATCAAAAGGAAGCAAATGCCACCGAGGCTCTGGCCAATCCGGAGCCCGCCGGCGAGATTCCAAACGACGTGGCCAAGGACTCAGACCGGCAcggcaaagtcacgttaccaaATCAGAAGGAAGTTATCTCCAAAGAAGAAGCTGGAGAGAAGAAGTCTCCAGTAAAGAATGATAGCCCGAAGGAGAAGATTCTTCAAGACAAGGTGAAAGACGATAATTCCGACTCTGGTAGGAGCTCCGCTGCAGATAATAGCAGTGTGGACCTGAATCTGTCCATCTCAAGTTTCCTCTCCAAAACAAAGGAGCCCGGCTCGGTTTCTATTCAG GAGACCAAGCGTCAAAAGAAGACCTTGAAAAAGACACGTAAATTCATCGTGGACGGGGTGGAAGTCAGCGTCACCACCTCCAAAATCATTACGGACAATGACACTAAGAACGAGGAGATGCGATTCTTGAG ACGCCAAGAACTCCGGGAGCTGCGTCTGCTGCAGAAGGAAGAGCAGCGGGCCCAGCAGCAGCTCAGCAATAAGCTGCACCAGCAGAAAGATCAGATTTACCGTCGCTTCGAGCAGGAGACCGCA AGCAAGAAGCGTCAATACGACCAGGAGGTGGAGAACCTGGAGAGGCAGCAGAAGCAGACCATCGAAAGGCTGGAACAGGAACACACCAACCGACTGAGGGACGAAGCCAAGCGCATTAAATCGGAGCAAGACAAAGAGTTGTCCAAGTACCAAAACATGCTGAAAAACCGCAAAAAGGAG GAGCAAGAGTTTCTTCAGAAGCAGCAGCAAGATCTGGACAGCGCGCTCAAGAAAATTATCCAGCAGCACAAACACGAGCTGGCCACCATCGAAAGAGAGTGCCTCAACCACAAGCAGCAGCTCCTCAGAG CCAGGGAGGCAGCCATGTGGGAGCTGGAAGAGCGCCATCTGCAGGAGAAACATCAGCTGTTCAAGCAGCAGCTCAAAGACCAGTACTTCATGCAAAGACATCAGCTTCTGAAAAGACACGAAAAG GAGATGGAGCAAATGCACCGCTACAACCAGCGACTGATCGAAGAGCTGAAGAACAAGCAAGCTCAGGAACGAGCGCGACTGCCCAAGATTCAGCGCAGCGATGCCAAGACGCGCATGGCCATGTTCAAAAAAAGTCTCCGCATTACCACGGCTGTGATGAGCCCAGAGCAGGAAAGAGAGAAAATTAAACAG tttggcGCACAGGAGGAAAAGCGCCAAAAGAACGAGCGACTACAGCAGCAACAGAAACACGAGAATCAGATGAGAGACTTGCAGCTCCAGTGCGACGCCAACATTCGAGAGCTGCAGCAGCTGCAG AATGAAAAGTGCCACCTGCTGATTGAACACGAGACGCAGAAGCTGAAGGAGCTGGACGAGGAGCACAGTGTGGAACTCAAAGAGTGGAGGGAGAAGCTGAGGCCCAGAAAGAAG
- the stn1 gene encoding CST complex subunit STN1 isoform X1 — translation MDPGEELPSMLWGLDPTFSAFARLYVKDILLMKESCQVPDIYFYKSHPIFNVDVLGTVVYKKEREDFFCYGVDDGTGVINCLCWKDDLIKEGVACAWTKPSDDVQGGFSLAAELKKLRQAQQGRYRLEIGDLLRIRGPVKTSRQQREILAFTYYKVEDPVMSIQIEWMFAVLELYREFYDKPLDLQGDATSQAANTSLGKATKILKDFLKQKSVSKFRPYDVEDLLQPLILTGAKMAPKDQVPAAGPSPCQQLSMLLKEALEVLQNEGIVYRKVKSQDEVYSVTAQDKDLLMAVKDIIREDSKREKYREKGCHILHILSAARQRHSLNLTKATLELVLTLLETNSDIVSTADNYFTLF, via the exons ATGGATCCTGGGGAAGAGCTTCCATCTATGTTGTGGGGATTGGACCCGACCTTTTCTGCCTTCGCCAGGCTATATGTCAAAGACATTCTCCTCATGAAAGAGTCCTGTCAAGTGCCAG ATATTTATTTCTACAAGTCGCATCCGATCTTCAACGTTGATGTTCTGGGGACGGTCGTTTATAAGAAGGAAAGAGAGGACTTCTTCTGTTATGGAG TGGACGATGGAACCGGTGTCATAAACTGCCTGTGTTGGAAAGACGATCTGATCAAAGAGGGGGTCGCTTGTG CTTGGACCAAACCAAGTGACGACGTTCAGGGAGGCTTTAGTCTCGCCGCTGAGCTGAAAAAGTTGAGACAGGCCCAACAAGGTCGCTACCGTTTAGAGATCGGAGATCTTCTGAGAATCAGAGGACCGGTGAAGACTTCAAGGCAACAGAGAGAGATTTTAGCCTTCACCTACT ATAAAGTCGAAGATCCAGTCATGTCAATCCAGATTGAATGGATGTTTGCGGTTTTAGAGCTGTACAGAGAATTCTACGACAAACCGCTTGATTTACAGGGCGACGCGACAAG CCAGGCCGCTAATACTTCCCTGGGTAAGGCGACAAAAATCCTCAAAGATTTCTTAAAGCAGAAGTCTGTGAGCAAGTTCAGACCTTACGATGTTGAGGACCTCCTGCAACCTCTGATCCTGACTGGGGCCAAAATGGCTCCCAAAGACCAG GTGCCTGCGGCGGGTCCGTCTCCATGCCAACAACTAAGTATGCTCCTTAAAGAGGCCTTGGAAGTTTTACAGAATGAGGGCATTGTGTACCGCAAGGTTAAGTCCCAGGATGAAGTCTATTCT GTGACCGCACAAGATAAAGATCTACTGATGGCCGTTAAAGACATCATCAGGGAAGACTCCAAAAGAGAGAAAT ATCGAGAGAAGGGTTGCCACATCCTCCACATCTTGTCTGCCGCCAGACAGCGCCACAGCTTGAATTTGACCAAAGCAACTCTGGAGTTGGTCCTCACCTTATTGGAGACCAACAGTGACATTGTGAGCACGGCAGATAACTATTTCACTCTGTTTTAG
- the stn1 gene encoding CST complex subunit STN1 isoform X2 translates to MDPGEELPSMLWGLDPTFSAFARLYVKDILLMKESCQVPVDDGTGVINCLCWKDDLIKEGVACAWTKPSDDVQGGFSLAAELKKLRQAQQGRYRLEIGDLLRIRGPVKTSRQQREILAFTYYKVEDPVMSIQIEWMFAVLELYREFYDKPLDLQGDATSQAANTSLGKATKILKDFLKQKSVSKFRPYDVEDLLQPLILTGAKMAPKDQVPAAGPSPCQQLSMLLKEALEVLQNEGIVYRKVKSQDEVYSVTAQDKDLLMAVKDIIREDSKREKYREKGCHILHILSAARQRHSLNLTKATLELVLTLLETNSDIVSTADNYFTLF, encoded by the exons ATGGATCCTGGGGAAGAGCTTCCATCTATGTTGTGGGGATTGGACCCGACCTTTTCTGCCTTCGCCAGGCTATATGTCAAAGACATTCTCCTCATGAAAGAGTCCTGTCAAGTGCCAG TGGACGATGGAACCGGTGTCATAAACTGCCTGTGTTGGAAAGACGATCTGATCAAAGAGGGGGTCGCTTGTG CTTGGACCAAACCAAGTGACGACGTTCAGGGAGGCTTTAGTCTCGCCGCTGAGCTGAAAAAGTTGAGACAGGCCCAACAAGGTCGCTACCGTTTAGAGATCGGAGATCTTCTGAGAATCAGAGGACCGGTGAAGACTTCAAGGCAACAGAGAGAGATTTTAGCCTTCACCTACT ATAAAGTCGAAGATCCAGTCATGTCAATCCAGATTGAATGGATGTTTGCGGTTTTAGAGCTGTACAGAGAATTCTACGACAAACCGCTTGATTTACAGGGCGACGCGACAAG CCAGGCCGCTAATACTTCCCTGGGTAAGGCGACAAAAATCCTCAAAGATTTCTTAAAGCAGAAGTCTGTGAGCAAGTTCAGACCTTACGATGTTGAGGACCTCCTGCAACCTCTGATCCTGACTGGGGCCAAAATGGCTCCCAAAGACCAG GTGCCTGCGGCGGGTCCGTCTCCATGCCAACAACTAAGTATGCTCCTTAAAGAGGCCTTGGAAGTTTTACAGAATGAGGGCATTGTGTACCGCAAGGTTAAGTCCCAGGATGAAGTCTATTCT GTGACCGCACAAGATAAAGATCTACTGATGGCCGTTAAAGACATCATCAGGGAAGACTCCAAAAGAGAGAAAT ATCGAGAGAAGGGTTGCCACATCCTCCACATCTTGTCTGCCGCCAGACAGCGCCACAGCTTGAATTTGACCAAAGCAACTCTGGAGTTGGTCCTCACCTTATTGGAGACCAACAGTGACATTGTGAGCACGGCAGATAACTATTTCACTCTGTTTTAG